A genomic region of Leptolyngbya sp. NIES-2104 contains the following coding sequences:
- a CDS encoding mannose-1-phosphate guanyltransferase, whose amino-acid sequence MRAVLMAGGSGTRLRPLTCDLPKPMVPILNRPIAEHIIDLLKRHQIREVIATLHYLPDVMRDHFQDGSEFGVQMTYAVEEDQPLGTAGCVKNIAELLDDTFLVISGDSVTDFDLSAAIEFHYRKGSKATLVLTRVQNPIEFGVVITDEEYRIRRFLEKPSSSEIFSDTVNTGIYILDPDVLKYLPENEEADFSKDLFPLLLEKGEPMYGYVAEGYWCDVGHLDAYREAQYAGLSRRVKLEFDYTERSPGIWVGDNTYIDSSARIETPVIIGNNCRIGSRVTIEAGTAIGDNVTIGAEADLKRPIIWNGAMIGEEVHLRACVIARGARIDRRSHVLEGAVVGPLSTVGEEALISPNVRVWPSKNVEAGATLNTNLIWGYTAHRNLFGQRGVSGLANVDIIPEFAVKLGAAYGSTLKPGSQVTVSRDQRTISRMVSRSMIAGLMSVGINIQNLEATAIPVSRSVVPTLGVAGGLHIRIHPDKSDHILIEFFDRNGINVSKAIEKKIEGAFFKEDFRRAPIQEIGGVINVHQATEMYSRGFERHLNIQAVQHSSSKVIIDYAYAVSGAVLPQLLAKFGCDAVVLNASLTQTAPSVNDRETLLNQLGHVVEALKATFGVQVSANGEQFILVDETGSPIRGETLTALMVDMILTSNPRGTVVVPVHASSAIEQIARRHDGKVVRTKANPTSLMEACHAHASTVLGGSGEMGFIFPQLHPGFDAMFCIAKLIEMLTLQDRTLGQIRAECPRVSHKTYSVRCPWTVKGALMRHLVESHPAEMLETFDGVKIFNPDRNDSWVLILPDATEPLIHVYANSPNRGWVDEILREYRLKVQEFVYQEQGIEETRIEQVY is encoded by the coding sequence ATGCGTGCGGTGTTAATGGCAGGGGGGTCAGGAACTCGACTTAGACCGCTGACCTGTGATCTACCTAAGCCAATGGTTCCGATTCTCAATCGCCCGATCGCGGAACATATTATCGATCTGCTCAAACGTCACCAAATTCGAGAAGTGATCGCAACGCTGCATTATTTACCCGATGTGATGCGCGATCATTTCCAGGATGGAAGCGAGTTCGGGGTGCAGATGACCTATGCCGTTGAAGAAGATCAACCGCTCGGAACGGCGGGCTGTGTCAAAAATATCGCGGAATTGCTAGACGATACATTTTTAGTGATTAGCGGCGATAGTGTCACGGATTTTGATTTGAGTGCAGCGATCGAGTTTCATTACCGCAAAGGTTCAAAAGCAACCTTGGTTTTAACTCGTGTGCAAAATCCGATCGAATTTGGTGTGGTCATCACCGATGAAGAATATCGAATTCGTCGCTTTCTAGAGAAACCTTCAAGCAGCGAGATTTTTTCGGATACCGTCAACACCGGAATTTATATTCTCGATCCAGATGTTCTGAAGTACTTGCCCGAAAACGAAGAAGCGGATTTCTCGAAAGATCTTTTTCCGCTGCTGCTCGAAAAAGGTGAACCGATGTATGGCTATGTTGCAGAAGGCTATTGGTGCGATGTGGGTCACTTGGATGCGTACCGAGAAGCGCAGTATGCAGGACTCTCGCGCCGAGTTAAGTTAGAGTTCGATTACACGGAGCGATCGCCCGGAATCTGGGTAGGAGACAACACTTATATCGATTCGTCGGCTCGCATCGAAACGCCTGTGATCATTGGCAACAATTGCCGAATTGGATCGCGAGTGACGATCGAGGCTGGAACCGCGATCGGGGATAACGTGACGATCGGAGCCGAAGCCGATTTGAAGCGTCCGATCATTTGGAATGGGGCGATGATCGGGGAAGAGGTGCATTTGAGAGCCTGTGTGATTGCGCGGGGGGCAAGGATCGATCGACGATCGCACGTTTTAGAAGGCGCAGTCGTCGGACCGCTTTCGACCGTGGGCGAGGAAGCGCTGATTAGTCCGAATGTAAGGGTGTGGCCCAGTAAGAACGTGGAAGCTGGGGCAACTCTAAACACGAATTTGATTTGGGGATACACTGCCCATCGAAATTTATTCGGGCAGCGGGGTGTTTCGGGACTTGCGAACGTCGATATCATTCCAGAATTTGCGGTGAAACTAGGGGCGGCTTATGGCTCGACTTTGAAACCTGGATCGCAAGTGACGGTTTCACGAGATCAAAGAACGATTTCGCGGATGGTTTCTCGATCGATGATTGCTGGCTTGATGTCCGTTGGTATTAATATTCAAAACCTTGAAGCAACCGCAATTCCGGTTTCGCGATCGGTGGTTCCTACGCTCGGTGTCGCGGGTGGGTTACACATTCGGATTCACCCGGATAAGTCGGATCATATTTTGATTGAATTCTTCGATCGTAATGGGATTAACGTCTCGAAGGCGATCGAGAAAAAGATCGAAGGCGCATTTTTCAAAGAAGATTTTCGTCGTGCTCCGATTCAAGAAATTGGCGGCGTGATCAATGTGCATCAAGCAACGGAAATGTACAGCCGTGGATTTGAGCGGCATTTGAACATTCAAGCAGTTCAGCACAGTAGCTCGAAAGTCATCATCGATTATGCTTATGCGGTTTCGGGTGCAGTTTTGCCGCAGTTACTTGCGAAATTCGGCTGTGATGCGGTTGTGCTCAATGCGAGTCTGACGCAAACGGCTCCATCGGTCAACGATCGAGAAACGCTTCTCAACCAACTCGGTCACGTCGTCGAAGCCCTCAAAGCGACGTTTGGCGTACAAGTTTCGGCAAACGGTGAGCAGTTTATCCTAGTAGACGAAACAGGCAGCCCGATTCGCGGTGAAACTTTAACTGCGCTCATGGTCGATATGATTTTAACCTCAAATCCACGTGGGACGGTTGTAGTTCCGGTTCATGCGTCGAGTGCGATCGAACAAATCGCTCGCCGCCACGATGGAAAAGTCGTCCGCACAAAAGCAAATCCAACTTCATTGATGGAAGCGTGTCATGCTCATGCTAGTACGGTCTTGGGAGGCAGTGGCGAAATGGGCTTTATTTTCCCACAGTTGCATCCTGGATTCGATGCGATGTTCTGTATCGCGAAACTGATCGAGATGCTGACATTGCAAGATCGCACCTTGGGTCAAATTCGGGCAGAGTGTCCGCGTGTGTCTCACAAAACTTATTCGGTGCGCTGTCCTTGGACGGTGAAAGGGGCACTGATGCGGCATTTAGTCGAAAGTCATCCCGCCGAAATGTTAGAAACGTTTGACGGCGTGAAGATTTTTAACCCCGATCGTAATGATAGCTGGGTGCTGATTTTGCCGGATGCGACTGAACCGCTGATTCATGTGTATGCAAACAGTCCGAATCGCGGCTGGGTCGATGAGATTTTGCGCGAATATCGACTGAAAGTGCAAGAGTTTGTTTATCAGGAGCAGGGCATTGAAGAGACGAGAATAGAGCAAGTGTACTAA
- a CDS encoding single-stranded DNA-binding protein — MNSIILLADIVQEPQLRFTSDNQTPIAELRVEFAGLRPEDPTTQLKAVGWGNLAQEIQANYHEGDRVILEGRLTMNTVDRPEGFKEKQAELTIQRIHSLNGATISSSVTTPTAVPTRAPSTPPPAASTPKRTTKAPAAPALESQPELDDIPF; from the coding sequence ATGAATAGCATTATTTTGTTAGCGGACATCGTACAAGAACCGCAGCTTCGATTCACTTCAGACAACCAAACCCCGATCGCAGAATTACGAGTCGAGTTTGCTGGACTGCGCCCTGAAGATCCCACGACTCAACTCAAAGCGGTCGGCTGGGGCAATTTGGCTCAAGAAATTCAGGCAAATTATCATGAAGGCGATCGTGTCATTCTCGAAGGTCGGCTGACGATGAACACCGTCGATCGTCCTGAAGGCTTCAAAGAAAAGCAAGCCGAACTCACGATTCAAAGAATTCATTCGCTCAATGGCGCGACGATTTCGAGTTCGGTCACGACTCCAACAGCAGTTCCCACTCGCGCTCCGAGTACTCCTCCACCTGCCGCATCCACGCCAAAACGAACCACGAAAGCGCCTGCCGCTCCCGCACTCGAATCGCAGCCTGAATTAGACGACATTCCGTTCTAG
- a CDS encoding AGE family epimerase/isomerase yields MERDFRQLADQYRTALLDNVLPFWENHSIDVQGGYFTCLDRTGKVYDTDKFIWLQNRQVWTFSMLCNRLEKRSDWMSIAEHGAKFLAQHGRDAEGNWYFSLDRSGQPLIQPYNIFSDCFAAMAFSQFALASGQDWAREVALQAYQNVLRRQDNPKGSYNKAYPGTRSMKGLSVPMILANLTLEMEWLLPKETLDRVLAATVQEVTTDFLDENLLYENVAPDGSHIDSFEGRLINPGHGIEAMWFMMDIASRTNNLGLINQCVDVVLNTLEFAWDQKYGGIYYFLDIKGYPTQQLEWDQKLWWVHVETLVALLMGYRLTGREECWNWYEKVHHYTWSHFADSEYGEWFGYLDRRGEVLLNLKGGKWKGCFHVPRSLYLCWQEFEKLAM; encoded by the coding sequence ATGGAGCGCGATTTTCGGCAATTGGCAGACCAGTACAGAACTGCGCTCCTCGATAACGTGTTGCCGTTTTGGGAGAATCACTCGATCGATGTCCAAGGCGGGTATTTCACCTGTCTCGATCGAACAGGCAAGGTTTACGACACCGATAAATTCATTTGGTTGCAAAACCGTCAGGTCTGGACGTTTTCAATGTTGTGTAACCGATTGGAAAAGCGATCAGATTGGATGTCGATCGCTGAACACGGTGCGAAATTTTTAGCCCAACACGGACGAGATGCCGAGGGAAACTGGTATTTTTCGCTCGATCGTTCGGGTCAACCGCTGATCCAGCCGTACAATATTTTCTCGGATTGTTTTGCTGCGATGGCGTTTAGTCAGTTTGCACTTGCTTCAGGGCAAGATTGGGCGCGAGAGGTGGCACTTCAGGCATATCAGAACGTATTGCGTCGCCAGGATAATCCGAAAGGAAGTTATAACAAGGCTTATCCTGGAACGCGATCGATGAAAGGCTTATCCGTTCCAATGATTCTGGCAAATCTCACTCTAGAGATGGAATGGTTATTGCCAAAGGAAACTCTCGATCGCGTTCTAGCCGCAACCGTTCAGGAAGTCACAACCGATTTTCTAGACGAGAACTTACTTTATGAAAACGTTGCTCCAGATGGTTCACACATTGATAGTTTTGAAGGGCGATTAATCAATCCAGGTCACGGGATCGAAGCAATGTGGTTCATGATGGACATTGCAAGCCGCACCAATAATCTCGGTCTGATCAATCAATGCGTTGATGTGGTGTTGAACACTTTGGAATTCGCTTGGGATCAGAAGTACGGCGGGATTTACTATTTTCTAGATATCAAAGGCTATCCCACTCAACAGCTAGAGTGGGATCAAAAACTCTGGTGGGTGCATGTTGAAACCTTGGTCGCGCTTTTAATGGGATATCGACTGACTGGGCGCGAAGAATGCTGGAACTGGTATGAGAAAGTGCATCACTATACCTGGTCACACTTTGCGGATTCGGAATATGGCGAATGGTTTGGGTATCTCGATCGACGTGGAGAAGTCTTGCTCAATCTCAAGGGCGGCAAATGGAAAGGCTGTTTTCATGTGCCGCGATCGCTCTATCTCTGTTGGCAAGAGTTCGAGAAACTGGCGATGTGA
- a CDS encoding anhydro-N-acetylmuramic acid kinase, which produces MRVIGLMSGTSIDGIDAALVEITGSTDDLQATLIAGETYAYPAELRDRILAVCSGAALSIAELAALDDEIAEQFAQAALQIQANQTSAVLIGSHGQTVFHRPPANQLGYSLQLGRGAAISQRTKIATISNFRAADIAIGGQGAPLVPPIDAALLRDSIEHRCVQNIGGIGNVTDLPSVKSGLAIRGWDTGPGNMLIDLAVARFSDQKYDRDGAWAASGTPNQRLVDRWLEQDFFQQPPPKSTGREQFGAAYLESCLSDAINLSPADILATLTEFTAASIAQSYQTFLPQLPDRVFLCGGGSRNTYLKSRIQALLPNSIVTTTDEAGLNADFKEAIAFAILAYWRYHDLPGNLPEVTGAPKSVLLGEIYHVG; this is translated from the coding sequence ATGCGTGTCATTGGCTTAATGAGCGGGACTTCGATCGATGGAATCGATGCGGCGTTAGTTGAGATTACAGGGTCTACTGATGATTTACAAGCGACGTTAATTGCAGGTGAAACGTACGCATACCCGGCAGAATTGCGCGATCGCATTCTTGCAGTTTGTAGCGGAGCCGCATTGTCGATCGCAGAACTCGCAGCACTCGATGACGAGATTGCAGAACAATTCGCGCAAGCGGCGCTTCAAATTCAGGCGAATCAAACTTCAGCCGTTCTGATTGGATCACATGGGCAAACCGTGTTTCATCGTCCGCCTGCGAATCAGTTGGGCTACAGTTTGCAGCTTGGACGCGGAGCAGCAATCTCACAGCGAACCAAAATTGCAACAATTAGTAATTTCCGAGCCGCAGATATCGCGATCGGGGGACAAGGTGCACCACTGGTTCCGCCGATCGATGCGGCATTGCTGAGAGATTCGATCGAGCATCGCTGTGTGCAAAACATTGGGGGAATTGGAAACGTCACTGATTTGCCGTCTGTGAAATCGGGATTGGCGATTCGAGGCTGGGACACGGGACCTGGAAATATGCTGATTGATTTGGCGGTGGCACGATTTTCAGACCAAAAATACGATCGCGACGGAGCTTGGGCAGCGAGTGGAACTCCGAATCAAAGATTAGTCGATCGCTGGTTAGAACAAGACTTTTTCCAACAGCCACCACCTAAATCTACGGGGCGAGAACAGTTTGGAGCAGCGTATTTAGAATCTTGCTTGAGTGATGCTATAAATCTCAGTCCTGCGGATATTTTGGCAACGCTGACGGAATTTACGGCAGCTTCGATCGCTCAAAGTTATCAAACATTTTTGCCACAGTTGCCCGATCGCGTTTTCCTATGCGGGGGTGGCAGTCGAAACACTTATCTCAAATCTCGAATTCAAGCATTACTACCCAATAGTATTGTCACAACAACGGATGAAGCGGGATTGAATGCGGACTTTAAAGAAGCGATCGCGTTCGCAATTCTCGCGTATTGGCGATATCACGATTTGCCTGGTAATCTCCCGGAGGTGACAGGCGCACCCAAATCTGTACTTTTAGGGGAAATCTACCACGTAGGCTAA
- a CDS encoding aspartate carbamoyltransferase catalytic subunit, with translation MSWNRRHVLSLADFTPAEYDTVLQTASSFQEVLTRRTKKVPTLQGQVVANLFFEPSTRTRSSFELAAKRLSADTLNFAASTSSITKGETILDTAKTYLAMGTDMMVIRHKEAGVPQAIADEMDRLNVKVGVLNAGDGQHEHPSQALLDLFTICSLMDAEKPRSTLLKGKKIAIVGDILHSRVARSNIWSLTASGAEVHLAAPPTLLPKEFAAFVKESDPEIPRQLFIHWTLEPALIDADFVMTLRLQKERMTSYLLPSLREYHQQFGITRDRLKLCQPDVRVLHPGPVNRGVEISSDLMDDPVVSLISQQVTSGVAVRMALLYLMGGGKVG, from the coding sequence ATGAGTTGGAATCGTCGCCACGTTCTGTCACTTGCGGATTTTACACCTGCGGAATACGACACGGTTCTGCAAACAGCAAGTAGCTTTCAAGAAGTCTTGACGCGCCGCACTAAGAAAGTGCCGACGCTGCAAGGGCAAGTGGTTGCAAATCTGTTTTTTGAGCCTTCGACGAGAACGCGGAGTAGTTTCGAGCTAGCAGCAAAACGATTGTCTGCGGATACACTAAATTTTGCGGCGAGTACGTCTTCGATTACTAAAGGTGAAACGATTCTCGACACGGCGAAAACGTATTTGGCGATGGGGACGGACATGATGGTGATTCGGCACAAAGAAGCCGGAGTGCCACAAGCGATCGCAGATGAGATGGATCGTTTAAATGTGAAAGTGGGCGTTCTCAATGCGGGAGATGGACAGCATGAACATCCGTCGCAAGCGTTGTTAGATTTGTTTACGATTTGTTCGCTGATGGATGCGGAGAAACCTCGATCGACATTACTAAAAGGCAAAAAAATCGCGATCGTCGGTGATATTTTGCATTCGCGAGTGGCGCGATCGAATATTTGGAGTTTGACCGCAAGTGGGGCAGAAGTTCATTTAGCTGCACCGCCGACCTTGTTGCCCAAAGAATTCGCGGCATTCGTTAAAGAGAGCGACCCAGAGATTCCTCGTCAACTATTCATTCATTGGACGCTGGAACCTGCTTTGATCGATGCAGATTTTGTCATGACTCTGAGATTGCAGAAAGAACGGATGACGAGTTATCTACTGCCGAGTTTGCGGGAGTATCATCAGCAGTTTGGCATTACCCGCGATCGCTTAAAGTTGTGTCAGCCGGATGTGAGAGTCTTACATCCCGGTCCGGTGAATCGGGGGGTGGAGATTAGTTCGGATTTGATGGATGATCCAGTGGTAAGTTTGATTTCTCAACAAGTCACAAGCGGCGTGGCGGTTAGGATGGCGCTGTTATATTTGATGGGCGGCGGTAAGGTAGGTTAA